One Brassica oleracea var. oleracea cultivar TO1000 chromosome C7, BOL, whole genome shotgun sequence genomic window carries:
- the LOC106304573 gene encoding G-type lectin S-receptor-like serine/threonine-protein kinase At1g11280 isoform X3: MREMGIVLFPSLLLLSTSLTKGYAAITRASPLSLGQTLSSPGGTYELGFFSPNNSQNQYLGIWFKKLTPRVIVWVANREKPVTNLVANLTISINGSLILLDSSQNVVWSTRTPSTSNKCHAKLLDTGNLVIVDDVSGSILWQSFDNLGDTMLPQSSLMYNRATGEKRVLTSWKSTSDPSPGDFVIQIMQQVPPQVFTMRGSTPYGRSGPWAKTKFAGVPLMDESYASPFSLSPDVENGTINFSYLQRNSEFSRVVITSEGSTKLFQYNGTGWRLGYESPGNPCDLYSACGPFGVCVTSNPTKCNCIKGFVPKSMEEWKRGNMTSGCVRRTKLSCQTNSSTKIQGKGTDVFYRMANVKPPDFYKYSRFADEDQCKQGCLSNCSCTAFAYISGIGCLLWYQELKDAVKFSVGGEFLSIRLARSELAGSMRTKIIASGICLSIIVILAFASYKYWRYREKQNVGPARVFFNSSQDSWKNDLEPQEVSGLTFFEMKTIRSATGNFSASNKLGQGGFGPVYKGKLSDMKEIAVKRLSSSSGQGTEEFMNEIQLISKLQHRNLVRLLGCCIDGEEKLLVYEFLVNKSLDTFLFDLRLKLQIDWPKRFNIIQGVARGLLYLHRDSCLRVIHRDMKVSNILLDENMNPKISDFGLARMFQGTQHQVNTRRVVGTIGYMSPEYAWTGTFSEKSDIYAFGVLQLEIISGKKISSYSCGEEGKNLVEYAWDSWCKNGGVDLLDQDISASCSPAEVARCVHISLLCIQQQAIDRPNIAKVVSMITTAVDLPRPKKPVFALHVRNQESGVSVPVSVNDLTQTAIYGR; encoded by the exons ATGAGGGAGATGGGTATTGTTCTCTTTCCTAGCTTGCTCTTGTTAAGTACATCCTTAACCAAAGGTTATGCAGCTATAACTAGAGCAAGTCCCTTATCTTTGGGACAAACTCTAAGTTCCCCTGGTGGGACGTATGAGTTGGGTTTCTTCAGTCCTAACAACTCTCAGAATCAATATCTTGGGATCTGGTTCAAGAAGCTTACACCACGAGTGATTGTGTGGGTGGCTAACAGGGAAAAACCAGTGACAAACCTTGTAGCAAACCTCACTATCAGCATAAATGGTAGCCTTATCTTGCTTGACAGCAGTCAAAACGTTGTTTGGTCAACCAGAACACCTTCCACATCTAACAAGTGCCATGCAAAGCTATTAGATACCGGCAATCTTGTCATCGTCGATGATGTTTCAGGATCTATTTTGTGGCAAAGTTTCGATAATCTTGGGGATACTATGCTGCCTCAATCATCGCTAATGTATAATCGTGCCACCGGTGAGAAGCGAGTATTAACTTCTTGGAAAAGCACGTCTGATCCATCCCCTGGAGATTTTGTGATTCAGATTATGCAGCAAGTGCCGCCACAAGTCTTTACTATGAGAGGCTCGACGCCTTATGGAAGAAGCGGTCCATGGGCTAAGACAAAGTTCGCTGGTGTACCACTGATGGATGAATCATATGCAAGTCCATTCAGCCTTTCCCCGGATGTAGAAAATGGAACAATAAATTTCTCTTATTTACAAAGAAATTCTGAATTTTCCCGTGTTGTTATAACATCGGAAGGATCAACAAAGCTTTTTCAGTACAATGGGACAGGATGGCGTCTTGGCTACGAGTCTCCAGGAAACCCATGTGATCTTTATAGTGCATGTGGACCTTTTGGAGTGTGTGTGACGTCCAACCCCACAAAGTGTAACTGTATAAAAGGGTTTGTACCAAAATCTATGGAAGAGTGGAAGCGGGGGAACATGACTTCTGGGTGTGTGAGACGCACAAAGCTCTCTTGTCAGACAAACTCATCTACAAAGATACAGGGAAAAGGCACAGACGTATTCTATCGTATGGCCAATGTAAAGCCTCCAGATTTCTACAAATATTCAAGATTTGCTGATGAAGATCAGTGCAAACAAGGTTGCCTCAGCAATTGCTCTTGCACTGCTTTTGCCTATATTTCTGGAATTGGATGCTTGCTTTGGTATCAGGAGCTAAAGGACGCAGTTAAATTTTCTGTTGGAGGAGAGTTTCTTTCTATCCGTCTTGCACGTTCAGAACTAG CAGGAAGCATGAGAACCAAGATTATTGCAAGTGGTATCTGCCTTTCCATCATTGTAATTTTGGCCTTTGCCTCATATAAGTACTGGAGATACAGAGAAAAACAAAA TGTTGGGCCAGCTCGGGTATTCTTCAACAGTTCACAAGATTCATGGAAAAATGATTTGGAACCACAAGAAGTCTCAGGTCTAACATTCTTTGAGATGAAGACCATACGATCTGCTACTGGTAACTTTAGTGCCTCAAACAAACTCGGTCAAGGAGGATTTGGTCCAGTTTATAAG GGAAAACTATCAGACATGAAAGAAATTGCTGTTAAACGTCTTTCTAGCAGCTCTGGACAGGGTACAGAAGAGTTCATGAATGAAATACAACTCATCTCAAAACTACAACACAGAAACTTGGTTCGGCTTTTGGGATGCTGCATTGATGGAGAGGAAAAGTTACTAGTTTATGAGTTTTTGGTGAACAAAAGTCTCGACACTTTCCTCTTTG ATTTGAGGTTAAAGCTTCAGATTGACTGGCCTAAGAGGTTCAACATCATTCAAGGTGTTGCACGTGGGCTTCTCTATCTCCATCGTGACTCATGCCTTAGGGTCATACATCGAGATATGAAGGTCAGCAACATTCTTTTGGACGAAAACATGAACCCGAAAATATCAGATTTTGGATTGGCCCGGATGTTTCAAGGAACTCAACATCAAGTCAACACTCGAAGAGTTGTTGGAACTAT AGGATACATGTCTCCCGAGTATGCATGGACAGGGACGTTCTCAGAGAAGTCCGACATCTATGCTTTTGGAGTTCTGCAGTTAGAAATCATAAGCGGGAAGAAGATTTCAAGCTACAGCTGTGGAGAGGAAGGCAAAAACCTTGTTGAATAC GCATGGGACTCTTGGTGCAAGAATGGTGGAGTGGATCTATTAGATCAAGACATTTCAGCCTCGTGTTCTCCAGCTGAAGTTGCTAGATGTGTTCATATTAGTCTGCTCTGCATCCAACAACAAGCTATTGACAGACCAAACATTGCAAAAGTAGTATCTATGATCACGACTGCAGTGGATCTACCGAGACCTAAGAAACCAGTGTTTGCATTGCATGTTCGAAACCAAGAGAGTGGTGTGTCAGTACCAGTGTCTGTGAATGATTTAACACAAACTGCAATATATGGGAGATAA
- the LOC106304573 gene encoding G-type lectin S-receptor-like serine/threonine-protein kinase At1g11280 isoform X1, translating into MREMGIVLFPSLLLLSTSLTKGYAAITRASPLSLGQTLSSPGGTYELGFFSPNNSQNQYLGIWFKKLTPRVIVWVANREKPVTNLVANLTISINGSLILLDSSQNVVWSTRTPSTSNKCHAKLLDTGNLVIVDDVSGSILWQSFDNLGDTMLPQSSLMYNRATGEKRVLTSWKSTSDPSPGDFVIQIMQQVPPQVFTMRGSTPYGRSGPWAKTKFAGVPLMDESYASPFSLSPDVENGTINFSYLQRNSEFSRVVITSEGSTKLFQYNGTGWRLGYESPGNPCDLYSACGPFGVCVTSNPTKCNCIKGFVPKSMEEWKRGNMTSGCVRRTKLSCQTNSSTKIQGKGTDVFYRMANVKPPDFYKYSRFADEDQCKQGCLSNCSCTAFAYISGIGCLLWYQELKDAVKFSVGGEFLSIRLARSELAGSMRTKIIASGICLSIIVILAFASYKYWRYREKQNGETPENIDSSQDSWKNDLEPQEVSGLTFFEMKTIRSATGNFSASNKLGQGGFGPVYKGKLSDMKEIAVKRLSSSSGQGTEEFMNEIQLISKLQHRNLVRLLGCCIDGEEKLLVYEFLVNKSLDTFLFDLRLKLQIDWPKRFNIIQGVARGLLYLHRDSCLRVIHRDMKVSNILLDENMNPKISDFGLARMFQGTQHQVNTRRVVGTIGYMSPEYAWTGTFSEKSDIYAFGVLQLEIISGKKISSYSCGEEGKNLVEYAWDSWCKNGGVDLLDQDISASCSPAEVARCVHISLLCIQQQAIDRPNIAKVVSMITTAVDLPRPKKPVFALHVRNQESGVSVPVSVNDLTQTAIYGR; encoded by the exons ATGAGGGAGATGGGTATTGTTCTCTTTCCTAGCTTGCTCTTGTTAAGTACATCCTTAACCAAAGGTTATGCAGCTATAACTAGAGCAAGTCCCTTATCTTTGGGACAAACTCTAAGTTCCCCTGGTGGGACGTATGAGTTGGGTTTCTTCAGTCCTAACAACTCTCAGAATCAATATCTTGGGATCTGGTTCAAGAAGCTTACACCACGAGTGATTGTGTGGGTGGCTAACAGGGAAAAACCAGTGACAAACCTTGTAGCAAACCTCACTATCAGCATAAATGGTAGCCTTATCTTGCTTGACAGCAGTCAAAACGTTGTTTGGTCAACCAGAACACCTTCCACATCTAACAAGTGCCATGCAAAGCTATTAGATACCGGCAATCTTGTCATCGTCGATGATGTTTCAGGATCTATTTTGTGGCAAAGTTTCGATAATCTTGGGGATACTATGCTGCCTCAATCATCGCTAATGTATAATCGTGCCACCGGTGAGAAGCGAGTATTAACTTCTTGGAAAAGCACGTCTGATCCATCCCCTGGAGATTTTGTGATTCAGATTATGCAGCAAGTGCCGCCACAAGTCTTTACTATGAGAGGCTCGACGCCTTATGGAAGAAGCGGTCCATGGGCTAAGACAAAGTTCGCTGGTGTACCACTGATGGATGAATCATATGCAAGTCCATTCAGCCTTTCCCCGGATGTAGAAAATGGAACAATAAATTTCTCTTATTTACAAAGAAATTCTGAATTTTCCCGTGTTGTTATAACATCGGAAGGATCAACAAAGCTTTTTCAGTACAATGGGACAGGATGGCGTCTTGGCTACGAGTCTCCAGGAAACCCATGTGATCTTTATAGTGCATGTGGACCTTTTGGAGTGTGTGTGACGTCCAACCCCACAAAGTGTAACTGTATAAAAGGGTTTGTACCAAAATCTATGGAAGAGTGGAAGCGGGGGAACATGACTTCTGGGTGTGTGAGACGCACAAAGCTCTCTTGTCAGACAAACTCATCTACAAAGATACAGGGAAAAGGCACAGACGTATTCTATCGTATGGCCAATGTAAAGCCTCCAGATTTCTACAAATATTCAAGATTTGCTGATGAAGATCAGTGCAAACAAGGTTGCCTCAGCAATTGCTCTTGCACTGCTTTTGCCTATATTTCTGGAATTGGATGCTTGCTTTGGTATCAGGAGCTAAAGGACGCAGTTAAATTTTCTGTTGGAGGAGAGTTTCTTTCTATCCGTCTTGCACGTTCAGAACTAG CAGGAAGCATGAGAACCAAGATTATTGCAAGTGGTATCTGCCTTTCCATCATTGTAATTTTGGCCTTTGCCTCATATAAGTACTGGAGATACAGAGAAAAACAAAATGGTGAGACACCGGAAAACATAG ACAGTTCACAAGATTCATGGAAAAATGATTTGGAACCACAAGAAGTCTCAGGTCTAACATTCTTTGAGATGAAGACCATACGATCTGCTACTGGTAACTTTAGTGCCTCAAACAAACTCGGTCAAGGAGGATTTGGTCCAGTTTATAAG GGAAAACTATCAGACATGAAAGAAATTGCTGTTAAACGTCTTTCTAGCAGCTCTGGACAGGGTACAGAAGAGTTCATGAATGAAATACAACTCATCTCAAAACTACAACACAGAAACTTGGTTCGGCTTTTGGGATGCTGCATTGATGGAGAGGAAAAGTTACTAGTTTATGAGTTTTTGGTGAACAAAAGTCTCGACACTTTCCTCTTTG ATTTGAGGTTAAAGCTTCAGATTGACTGGCCTAAGAGGTTCAACATCATTCAAGGTGTTGCACGTGGGCTTCTCTATCTCCATCGTGACTCATGCCTTAGGGTCATACATCGAGATATGAAGGTCAGCAACATTCTTTTGGACGAAAACATGAACCCGAAAATATCAGATTTTGGATTGGCCCGGATGTTTCAAGGAACTCAACATCAAGTCAACACTCGAAGAGTTGTTGGAACTAT AGGATACATGTCTCCCGAGTATGCATGGACAGGGACGTTCTCAGAGAAGTCCGACATCTATGCTTTTGGAGTTCTGCAGTTAGAAATCATAAGCGGGAAGAAGATTTCAAGCTACAGCTGTGGAGAGGAAGGCAAAAACCTTGTTGAATAC GCATGGGACTCTTGGTGCAAGAATGGTGGAGTGGATCTATTAGATCAAGACATTTCAGCCTCGTGTTCTCCAGCTGAAGTTGCTAGATGTGTTCATATTAGTCTGCTCTGCATCCAACAACAAGCTATTGACAGACCAAACATTGCAAAAGTAGTATCTATGATCACGACTGCAGTGGATCTACCGAGACCTAAGAAACCAGTGTTTGCATTGCATGTTCGAAACCAAGAGAGTGGTGTGTCAGTACCAGTGTCTGTGAATGATTTAACACAAACTGCAATATATGGGAGATAA
- the LOC106304573 gene encoding G-type lectin S-receptor-like serine/threonine-protein kinase At1g11280 isoform X2, whose amino-acid sequence MREMGIVLFPSLLLLSTSLTKGYAAITRASPLSLGQTLSSPGGTYELGFFSPNNSQNQYLGIWFKKLTPRVIVWVANREKPVTNLVANLTISINGSLILLDSSQNVVWSTRTPSTSNKCHAKLLDTGNLVIVDDVSGSILWQSFDNLGDTMLPQSSLMYNRATGEKRVLTSWKSTSDPSPGDFVIQIMQQVPPQVFTMRGSTPYGRSGPWAKTKFAGVPLMDESYASPFSLSPDVENGTINFSYLQRNSEFSRVVITSEGSTKLFQYNGTGWRLGYESPGNPCDLYSACGPFGVCVTSNPTKCNCIKGFVPKSMEEWKRGNMTSGCVRRTKLSCQTNSSTKIQGKGTDVFYRMANVKPPDFYKYSRFADEDQCKQGCLSNCSCTAFAYISGIGCLLWYQELKDAVKFSVGGEFLSIRLARSELAGSMRTKIIASGICLSIIVILAFASYKYWRYREKQNDSWKNDLEPQEVSGLTFFEMKTIRSATGNFSASNKLGQGGFGPVYKGKLSDMKEIAVKRLSSSSGQGTEEFMNEIQLISKLQHRNLVRLLGCCIDGEEKLLVYEFLVNKSLDTFLFDLRLKLQIDWPKRFNIIQGVARGLLYLHRDSCLRVIHRDMKVSNILLDENMNPKISDFGLARMFQGTQHQVNTRRVVGTIGYMSPEYAWTGTFSEKSDIYAFGVLQLEIISGKKISSYSCGEEGKNLVEYAWDSWCKNGGVDLLDQDISASCSPAEVARCVHISLLCIQQQAIDRPNIAKVVSMITTAVDLPRPKKPVFALHVRNQESGVSVPVSVNDLTQTAIYGR is encoded by the exons ATGAGGGAGATGGGTATTGTTCTCTTTCCTAGCTTGCTCTTGTTAAGTACATCCTTAACCAAAGGTTATGCAGCTATAACTAGAGCAAGTCCCTTATCTTTGGGACAAACTCTAAGTTCCCCTGGTGGGACGTATGAGTTGGGTTTCTTCAGTCCTAACAACTCTCAGAATCAATATCTTGGGATCTGGTTCAAGAAGCTTACACCACGAGTGATTGTGTGGGTGGCTAACAGGGAAAAACCAGTGACAAACCTTGTAGCAAACCTCACTATCAGCATAAATGGTAGCCTTATCTTGCTTGACAGCAGTCAAAACGTTGTTTGGTCAACCAGAACACCTTCCACATCTAACAAGTGCCATGCAAAGCTATTAGATACCGGCAATCTTGTCATCGTCGATGATGTTTCAGGATCTATTTTGTGGCAAAGTTTCGATAATCTTGGGGATACTATGCTGCCTCAATCATCGCTAATGTATAATCGTGCCACCGGTGAGAAGCGAGTATTAACTTCTTGGAAAAGCACGTCTGATCCATCCCCTGGAGATTTTGTGATTCAGATTATGCAGCAAGTGCCGCCACAAGTCTTTACTATGAGAGGCTCGACGCCTTATGGAAGAAGCGGTCCATGGGCTAAGACAAAGTTCGCTGGTGTACCACTGATGGATGAATCATATGCAAGTCCATTCAGCCTTTCCCCGGATGTAGAAAATGGAACAATAAATTTCTCTTATTTACAAAGAAATTCTGAATTTTCCCGTGTTGTTATAACATCGGAAGGATCAACAAAGCTTTTTCAGTACAATGGGACAGGATGGCGTCTTGGCTACGAGTCTCCAGGAAACCCATGTGATCTTTATAGTGCATGTGGACCTTTTGGAGTGTGTGTGACGTCCAACCCCACAAAGTGTAACTGTATAAAAGGGTTTGTACCAAAATCTATGGAAGAGTGGAAGCGGGGGAACATGACTTCTGGGTGTGTGAGACGCACAAAGCTCTCTTGTCAGACAAACTCATCTACAAAGATACAGGGAAAAGGCACAGACGTATTCTATCGTATGGCCAATGTAAAGCCTCCAGATTTCTACAAATATTCAAGATTTGCTGATGAAGATCAGTGCAAACAAGGTTGCCTCAGCAATTGCTCTTGCACTGCTTTTGCCTATATTTCTGGAATTGGATGCTTGCTTTGGTATCAGGAGCTAAAGGACGCAGTTAAATTTTCTGTTGGAGGAGAGTTTCTTTCTATCCGTCTTGCACGTTCAGAACTAG CAGGAAGCATGAGAACCAAGATTATTGCAAGTGGTATCTGCCTTTCCATCATTGTAATTTTGGCCTTTGCCTCATATAAGTACTGGAGATACAGAGAAAAACAAAATG ATTCATGGAAAAATGATTTGGAACCACAAGAAGTCTCAGGTCTAACATTCTTTGAGATGAAGACCATACGATCTGCTACTGGTAACTTTAGTGCCTCAAACAAACTCGGTCAAGGAGGATTTGGTCCAGTTTATAAG GGAAAACTATCAGACATGAAAGAAATTGCTGTTAAACGTCTTTCTAGCAGCTCTGGACAGGGTACAGAAGAGTTCATGAATGAAATACAACTCATCTCAAAACTACAACACAGAAACTTGGTTCGGCTTTTGGGATGCTGCATTGATGGAGAGGAAAAGTTACTAGTTTATGAGTTTTTGGTGAACAAAAGTCTCGACACTTTCCTCTTTG ATTTGAGGTTAAAGCTTCAGATTGACTGGCCTAAGAGGTTCAACATCATTCAAGGTGTTGCACGTGGGCTTCTCTATCTCCATCGTGACTCATGCCTTAGGGTCATACATCGAGATATGAAGGTCAGCAACATTCTTTTGGACGAAAACATGAACCCGAAAATATCAGATTTTGGATTGGCCCGGATGTTTCAAGGAACTCAACATCAAGTCAACACTCGAAGAGTTGTTGGAACTAT AGGATACATGTCTCCCGAGTATGCATGGACAGGGACGTTCTCAGAGAAGTCCGACATCTATGCTTTTGGAGTTCTGCAGTTAGAAATCATAAGCGGGAAGAAGATTTCAAGCTACAGCTGTGGAGAGGAAGGCAAAAACCTTGTTGAATAC GCATGGGACTCTTGGTGCAAGAATGGTGGAGTGGATCTATTAGATCAAGACATTTCAGCCTCGTGTTCTCCAGCTGAAGTTGCTAGATGTGTTCATATTAGTCTGCTCTGCATCCAACAACAAGCTATTGACAGACCAAACATTGCAAAAGTAGTATCTATGATCACGACTGCAGTGGATCTACCGAGACCTAAGAAACCAGTGTTTGCATTGCATGTTCGAAACCAAGAGAGTGGTGTGTCAGTACCAGTGTCTGTGAATGATTTAACACAAACTGCAATATATGGGAGATAA
- the LOC106304573 gene encoding G-type lectin S-receptor-like serine/threonine-protein kinase At1g11280 isoform X4 → MREMGIVLFPSLLLLSTSLTKGYAAITRASPLSLGQTLSSPGGTYELGFFSPNNSQNQYLGIWFKKLTPRVIVWVANREKPVTNLVANLTISINGSLILLDSSQNVVWSTRTPSTSNKCHAKLLDTGNLVIVDDVSGSILWQSFDNLGDTMLPQSSLMYNRATGEKRVLTSWKSTSDPSPGDFVIQIMQQVPPQVFTMRGSTPYGRSGPWAKTKFAGVPLMDESYASPFSLSPDVENGTINFSYLQRNSEFSRVVITSEGSTKLFQYNGTGWRLGYESPGNPCDLYSACGPFGVCVTSNPTKCNCIKGFVPKSMEEWKRGNMTSGCVRRTKLSCQTNSSTKIQGKGTDVFYRMANVKPPDFYKYSRFADEDQCKQGCLSNCSCTAFAYISGIGCLLWYQELKDAVKFSVGGEFLSIRLARSELAGSMRTKIIASGICLSIIVILAFASYKYWRYREKQNARVFFNSSQDSWKNDLEPQEVSGLTFFEMKTIRSATGNFSASNKLGQGGFGPVYKGKLSDMKEIAVKRLSSSSGQGTEEFMNEIQLISKLQHRNLVRLLGCCIDGEEKLLVYEFLVNKSLDTFLFDLRLKLQIDWPKRFNIIQGVARGLLYLHRDSCLRVIHRDMKVSNILLDENMNPKISDFGLARMFQGTQHQVNTRRVVGTIGYMSPEYAWTGTFSEKSDIYAFGVLQLEIISGKKISSYSCGEEGKNLVEYAWDSWCKNGGVDLLDQDISASCSPAEVARCVHISLLCIQQQAIDRPNIAKVVSMITTAVDLPRPKKPVFALHVRNQESGVSVPVSVNDLTQTAIYGR, encoded by the exons ATGAGGGAGATGGGTATTGTTCTCTTTCCTAGCTTGCTCTTGTTAAGTACATCCTTAACCAAAGGTTATGCAGCTATAACTAGAGCAAGTCCCTTATCTTTGGGACAAACTCTAAGTTCCCCTGGTGGGACGTATGAGTTGGGTTTCTTCAGTCCTAACAACTCTCAGAATCAATATCTTGGGATCTGGTTCAAGAAGCTTACACCACGAGTGATTGTGTGGGTGGCTAACAGGGAAAAACCAGTGACAAACCTTGTAGCAAACCTCACTATCAGCATAAATGGTAGCCTTATCTTGCTTGACAGCAGTCAAAACGTTGTTTGGTCAACCAGAACACCTTCCACATCTAACAAGTGCCATGCAAAGCTATTAGATACCGGCAATCTTGTCATCGTCGATGATGTTTCAGGATCTATTTTGTGGCAAAGTTTCGATAATCTTGGGGATACTATGCTGCCTCAATCATCGCTAATGTATAATCGTGCCACCGGTGAGAAGCGAGTATTAACTTCTTGGAAAAGCACGTCTGATCCATCCCCTGGAGATTTTGTGATTCAGATTATGCAGCAAGTGCCGCCACAAGTCTTTACTATGAGAGGCTCGACGCCTTATGGAAGAAGCGGTCCATGGGCTAAGACAAAGTTCGCTGGTGTACCACTGATGGATGAATCATATGCAAGTCCATTCAGCCTTTCCCCGGATGTAGAAAATGGAACAATAAATTTCTCTTATTTACAAAGAAATTCTGAATTTTCCCGTGTTGTTATAACATCGGAAGGATCAACAAAGCTTTTTCAGTACAATGGGACAGGATGGCGTCTTGGCTACGAGTCTCCAGGAAACCCATGTGATCTTTATAGTGCATGTGGACCTTTTGGAGTGTGTGTGACGTCCAACCCCACAAAGTGTAACTGTATAAAAGGGTTTGTACCAAAATCTATGGAAGAGTGGAAGCGGGGGAACATGACTTCTGGGTGTGTGAGACGCACAAAGCTCTCTTGTCAGACAAACTCATCTACAAAGATACAGGGAAAAGGCACAGACGTATTCTATCGTATGGCCAATGTAAAGCCTCCAGATTTCTACAAATATTCAAGATTTGCTGATGAAGATCAGTGCAAACAAGGTTGCCTCAGCAATTGCTCTTGCACTGCTTTTGCCTATATTTCTGGAATTGGATGCTTGCTTTGGTATCAGGAGCTAAAGGACGCAGTTAAATTTTCTGTTGGAGGAGAGTTTCTTTCTATCCGTCTTGCACGTTCAGAACTAG CAGGAAGCATGAGAACCAAGATTATTGCAAGTGGTATCTGCCTTTCCATCATTGTAATTTTGGCCTTTGCCTCATATAAGTACTGGAGATACAGAGAAAAACAAAATG CTCGGGTATTCTTCAACAGTTCACAAGATTCATGGAAAAATGATTTGGAACCACAAGAAGTCTCAGGTCTAACATTCTTTGAGATGAAGACCATACGATCTGCTACTGGTAACTTTAGTGCCTCAAACAAACTCGGTCAAGGAGGATTTGGTCCAGTTTATAAG GGAAAACTATCAGACATGAAAGAAATTGCTGTTAAACGTCTTTCTAGCAGCTCTGGACAGGGTACAGAAGAGTTCATGAATGAAATACAACTCATCTCAAAACTACAACACAGAAACTTGGTTCGGCTTTTGGGATGCTGCATTGATGGAGAGGAAAAGTTACTAGTTTATGAGTTTTTGGTGAACAAAAGTCTCGACACTTTCCTCTTTG ATTTGAGGTTAAAGCTTCAGATTGACTGGCCTAAGAGGTTCAACATCATTCAAGGTGTTGCACGTGGGCTTCTCTATCTCCATCGTGACTCATGCCTTAGGGTCATACATCGAGATATGAAGGTCAGCAACATTCTTTTGGACGAAAACATGAACCCGAAAATATCAGATTTTGGATTGGCCCGGATGTTTCAAGGAACTCAACATCAAGTCAACACTCGAAGAGTTGTTGGAACTAT AGGATACATGTCTCCCGAGTATGCATGGACAGGGACGTTCTCAGAGAAGTCCGACATCTATGCTTTTGGAGTTCTGCAGTTAGAAATCATAAGCGGGAAGAAGATTTCAAGCTACAGCTGTGGAGAGGAAGGCAAAAACCTTGTTGAATAC GCATGGGACTCTTGGTGCAAGAATGGTGGAGTGGATCTATTAGATCAAGACATTTCAGCCTCGTGTTCTCCAGCTGAAGTTGCTAGATGTGTTCATATTAGTCTGCTCTGCATCCAACAACAAGCTATTGACAGACCAAACATTGCAAAAGTAGTATCTATGATCACGACTGCAGTGGATCTACCGAGACCTAAGAAACCAGTGTTTGCATTGCATGTTCGAAACCAAGAGAGTGGTGTGTCAGTACCAGTGTCTGTGAATGATTTAACACAAACTGCAATATATGGGAGATAA